Sequence from the Fusobacterium periodonticum ATCC 33693 genome:
ACCATTATTTTATGCAATAAGATTTCTGTTTCTTGGACAGTTCCAATAACCTTTCCAGGCTCTACTTCTTCTCCAACTATCACAACTGGATTGAATTGCCATTTCTTTTCTCTATCTAGTGCTGGAACACTGACTCCTTTTAATAAAAAGTCTCCAACTGCTTCTTGAATTTTCAAAAGTGGTCTTTGTATACCATCAAACATTTGTTCTAGCATACCAGGTCCAAGCTCAATGGAAAGTGGACTTCCTGTTGTAACAACAATGTCTCCTGGTCCTATTCCTGTTGTTTCTTCATATACTTGTATAGAGGCTTTATCTCCTCTCATTTCTATGATTTCACCAATGAGCTTATTATCTGAAACTTCTACTACATCATATACATTAGCTTCTTCCATTCCTTCAGCCACAACCAAAGGACCTGAAACTTTTATAATTCTACCTTCTTTCAATGTTAAGCCCTCACTTTCTACAATATATTTGAACCAATAGCCTTTTCCACATTCTTATCTATGTTTGCCAAACCTATATTTAAACTTCCTTTATTACTTGGTATTAATATAATGGCAGGTATAAGTTCACTATTATATCTTTTTATTGTCTCAGGAATGTCCTTTGCTACTTGCTCTGTAACAAAGATAATTCCATAATTTTCTTTTGAAATTCTATCTATAATCTTTCTTGCTTCTTGAGCATCTAAACTTATATAGACATCCACTCCAAGAATTTTGAAAGCTAAGACAGAATCTTTATCTCCCACTATAGCTATTTTATACATAAATTTCACGCAACCTTTCTTTTATGAAATCTGCTGAAAGTCCATTAGCCCTACCAACTAAACAAATTCTTAAATTTTTAATTTCCACTTCTTTTGCATGCACATAAGCAAAAATAATTTCTGGGCCATATGGCATTCTTTGTACTTTTTCTTTTAAAAGATTAGTCAAAAAATTATCCATATACTTTTCAAATAATAATAATCTTCCAGTGTCATTGTAGCCTTTTAAAGCCAAAATTAAACTTTTTCCTATTCTAGAATTCTTATAGGAATTAATTAACTCTTCTATATCCTTATAGAAATAAGATGAAATATCTTCTGTGTCTATATAGCCATCTTGAATTAGTGCAGCTCTTAAAATACTAATATCCTGCTCATCTCTTTTACAACGAATAAAGGTTCTTATGTTTAGAAAATCTATCATATTCTTAAAATATTCTTCAATTAAATCAAGTCCTAAGTTTTTTGAAACCTCTAAAACCTTTTCAAAATATTTTTTATCTACAAAAAACTCTATTTTTTCTGGATCCTTTGTATCTTCAAAAACCTTATAGGCTTTAATAACAGTATCTTCATACCAAGTACCTTTTTCGCCTTTTTCTGTTTCAAACTGTTTCTTCAATTTAGGTAAATCTTCATAATGAACTTTTGAATAGATATGTTCAAAATCTTCTTGTAAAATTTTTTCCTTAACTGCCAATTTTATATTATGAAAGGCAAACTTATAAGTTAAAATATCTACAAGTTCTTTAACTGGGCTAAGTTTTAAAACTTCACTATAAGTTCTATTCAATGAATTTGAAAGAGCTACTTCAAAATTTTCTGCCCTATCTATTTTTGCTAAATCTTCTGAATAGACTGTTTCGTTCAAATGTTTTACAGCCTCTTCTAAATTTTCAGCTTCATACAATCTTTCAAATTGAATTTTTGTTAAGAGTTTTTTCTCAAGATTTCTTATTCTGACACTTGCTTGAACAAATTTTTCCCTATCCATAAGAAAACCTCCTATTCAAAAATTTTGTTTATAATTTCT
This genomic interval carries:
- a CDS encoding V-type ATP synthase subunit C; this translates as MDREKFVQASVRIRNLEKKLLTKIQFERLYEAENLEEAVKHLNETVYSEDLAKIDRAENFEVALSNSLNRTYSEVLKLSPVKELVDILTYKFAFHNIKLAVKEKILQEDFEHIYSKVHYEDLPKLKKQFETEKGEKGTWYEDTVIKAYKVFEDTKDPEKIEFFVDKKYFEKVLEVSKNLGLDLIEEYFKNMIDFLNIRTFIRCKRDEQDISILRAALIQDGYIDTEDISSYFYKDIEELINSYKNSRIGKSLILALKGYNDTGRLLLFEKYMDNFLTNLLKEKVQRMPYGPEIIFAYVHAKEVEIKNLRICLVGRANGLSADFIKERLREIYV
- a CDS encoding V-type ATP synthase subunit F; amino-acid sequence: MYKIAIVGDKDSVLAFKILGVDVYISLDAQEARKIIDRISKENYGIIFVTEQVAKDIPETIKRYNSELIPAIILIPSNKGSLNIGLANIDKNVEKAIGSNIL